The Leptospira montravelensis nucleotide sequence CCTTCTGCGATCGCAGCGGAGATTTCTTTCAATTTAGCGGTTTCTTTTTCACTACCGCCGCCTGCGCCCACTTGGATGCGCACCACCCGAGCCGCGTAGAATATCGCCGTGACTATGGAAACCAGTGCCATGACGATGATGATTAACTCTACATTCATGAGATCCTCTTTGAGATTGTTTATTTGAATTTCTAAGATTATTTAGAAGATGACCGATGAGAATCCATAGATGATACTTCGGTCTAGGAGAATATGGCAATTTGGTGTTCTGGTAACAAGTCTATTTCTGGTTTCGAGGCCAAATTTAGCGCAGACAGAGGTTCTGAACCCCGTTAAGGTTTTTTATGGATACGAAGATCTTTTGCGAATGGCCGAAGACAAAATTATCCAAGAAACCCCGGCCAAAGCCTTCGATTTTCTCATCAAAGCAAAAGAAATAAATCCAGATCCGGACTATCGGTACTATAATTTAGCCGCACGCGCCCATATGAAGTTAGGGCAGGTCTTTGATGGAATCCATGCCTATGAAGAATCCATCAAAAAGAAAAAAGACCAACTTGATTTGATTCTTTTTATTGCTGACTTTTACGAAAAGGAAAGGAAACAAAAAGAAGCTTTGTTCTATACCAAATTGTATTTAGAACAAAAACCAAATGCAAAGTACAGATTGTATACAGCTGCCATTTTATCCAGACAACTCGGTTTAGAATCCGATTATGAATCCTATATTCAAATATTAGAATCAGACAAAACTTTTGTTTCTGAAAAAGATGCCTTACAAGCAAGCCTACTAAAAAATATCAAAGGCAAAAAATGGAAAGAAGCGGATGACTTGAGTTTGCGATACTTAGTATATTTTCCTCGGGAAGAAGCAATGTATGAAACCTTAATTCTAGCACGTAGAGGAAGAGAATCCGAACTTTTAGAACAAGCCTACCAATGGACTTCTACCATATTTTTAAATGATACTAGATACTTTACAAGGTATGGAGTGTTTCTCCAAGAAAAACAAAGATATTTGGAAGCATTAACTTTATTTCGACGGGGATTTTACAATTTACTCAAATTTTATCCAGATTCGGATGCTGGTGAAATCCTATTTCTCATTCGTCAAAGTTATGCGAATCTTGGAAAAGATAGAGACACTCTTGCGATTGATTCCCTAGTTAAGGACTTTCAAAACCAAAACAAACTCACGACCACAGAATTAGAAAACCACCAAAACACGTATCGTAAAAATAGAGAGTATTTGTTATTTTGTATCCACTGGTTTTCCAAACGAGATACGACAAAAGCAAACGAATACCGTCAAAAATTGAAAGATAGGGATTTGGAATTTGAAGAATCGGAATTCCTGCGGGTGATGGGAGTTTTTTCCGCTCTCCCACAGGATCTTTAATACAGGTAGAACCCAACTCATAGAAGGAGTTGGGATTTAAAATCTTATCTTAACTGTGGAATTTTTTCTTATCGTCAATTAACGACTGTACCACGGATGGATCAGCGAGGGTACTGATATCTCCCAAAGTATCAAATTCGTTATTGGCAATTTTTCTTAAAATCCTACGCATGATTTTCCCTGATCTGGTTTTGGGAAGTCCCGGAGCCCAATGGATGACTTCTGGCCTTGCAATTTTACCAATCACCTTTTCGACCATGGCAATCAGTTCTTTTTTTAAGGCATCATTGGTTGTCACACCATGTTTCACAGTCACATAGGCATAAATTCCCTGACCTTTGATGTCATGTGGAAATCCGACAACCGCTGCTTCGGCAACTGATTTATGTTCAACAAGAGCACTCTCCACTTCTGCAGAACCAATTCTGTGTCCCGAAACATTCAGAACATCATCGACTCTTCCTGTTATGCGAAAGTATCCATCTTTGTCTTTATTGGCACCATCCCCTGTGAAGTAATACCCTTTGAATTGCGAAAAGTATGTATCAAAAAAACGTTTTGGATCTCCATACACACCTCGCATCATCGAAGGCCAAGGTTTTGCGATACATAGATTTCCAGAAATTTCTCCTTTGCCTTTGACTTCCACACCTTCGTTGTCCACGAGAACCGGTAGGATTCCATAAAATGGCCAACTTGCCGAACCAGGCTTTTGCGGGATGGCTCCAGGAACTCCAGAGATCATAATGGATCCGGTTTCTGTTTGCCACCAAGTATCCACAATTGGGCATTTTGATTTTCCAATATTCGTATGATACCATTCCCAAGCTTCTGGATTGATAGGCTCACCCACAGAACCAAGAAGACGCAACGAAGCGAGAGATCTTTTTTTAATAGGTTCAATTCCTTCTCGCATGAGTGCTCGGATGGCAGTTGGTGCTGTGTAAAATACTGTGACTTTGTATTTATCAATCACATCCCAAAAACGACCGGCATCAGGATAACTAGGAACCCCTTCAAACATTAGGGAAGTAGCACCATTGGACAAAGGTCCATAAAGAATGTAACTGTGTCCTGTGATCCATCCGATGTCTGCCGTACACCAGTAAGTATCTGTATCTTTATAATCAAAGATCGTAGCAAAGGTAAGATTGGCACCGAGTAGATATCCAGCTGTGGTATGAAGGACACCCTTTGGTTTTCCCGTAGATCCTGAAGTATAAAGAAGAAAAAGTGGATCTTCGGAATCCATGACCACAGGAGGGCATTCTTTTTTGATATCGGGTTCTTTCATCAGGTAGTGGTACCAGTGGTCTCTACCTTCTTTCCAATTTAAATTTCCTTCGTCTCCAGTTCGCTTAACAACGATTACGTCTTTGACTTTGTATTTACTATCTTCTAAAGCCACATCCACATTTTTTTTGAGTTCGACTGGTCTGCCACCGCGATACCCACCATCTGCAGTAATGACAAGTGTGGGTTTGCAGTCTTCAATCCGACCAAGTAGGGCTTCTGGTGAAAATCCACCAAACACAACAGAGTGTACTGCTCCAATTCGGGTACATGCAAGCGTAGTGATCGCAAGTTCCGGAATCATCGGGAGATAAATGAGGACTCTGTCCCCTTTTTTTACATTAAACTTCTTTAGAACGTTTGCAAAATGATTCACTTCGCGGTGGAGGTCATGGTAGGTAAGGACTTTGGATTCATCAGGGTTGTCTCCTTCCCAAATGAGAGCCGCTTTGTTTTTTAAAGGAGAATCTAAATGTCTGTCTAAACAATTATAGGATACATTGAGTTTCCCGCCAACAAACCATTCTACTTTTGCTTTGGCAAAATCGTGTTTGAGAACCTTGGTCCATTTTTTAAACCAAGTTAGGCGTTTGGCTTGTTCGGCCCAAAACTTTTCCGGTTTTTCTATCGATTCTTTGTATTTGGTTTTGTATTCTTTTAAACTAACGTTTGCTAATTTAGCGAAGTCTTTGGACGGTGCCACGATTCTTTCTTTCGGCATAGATTCCCTCTAAAGAAAGAATGCTGAACTTTTTTTTAGAAAAGTCCAGCATGAATCTGAAAAATTGGATTTAAAAATTGAACTTAATGCGAGCCGGTTCGGATCAAATCCAAAAATTCGCTGCGAGTCGTTGGATCTGTTTTGAATAGACCAAGTAGGCTAGAAGTAAATAGTTCTGAGTTTTGTTTTTCCACTCCACGCATCATCATACATAGATGTTTGGCTTTGATGACAACACCCACACCAAGCGGATCTAAGGTTTCTTGGATGGCCTGGGCAATTTGGTCAGTGAGTCGTTCTTGCACTTGCAGACGACGAGCAAACACATCAACAATTCTTGGAATTTTACTAATTCCTATGATTTTTTTATTGGGAATGTATGCCACATGAGCCCTTCCATAAAAAGGAAGTAAGTGGTGTTCACACAAAGAATACATTTCAATATCGCGAACCAAAACCATACCTGTAGTGTTTTCTTCAAAGATCGCACCATTCACAATTTGGTTCAAATCAGCTTTATAACCACTGGTCAAAAAGTCATAAGCCTTCTTCACTCGATTAGGCGTTTTCACAAGACCTTCTCGCGAGGGATCTTCACCAATTTGTTTTAGGATTTCTTCGATTAAGTTTTCCATTCGATTCCTTTTGACAGATATGTTCCTGGTGTTCTGATCCTGCCTTCCAAATTATGAATGCAGAATATTTACTAGTAATTTGACTAGACTTGACTTATCGGGAAAAGATACATTTCCTTTTTTTTTAAATTAATTCTAAAGGACATAATCAAATCAGAATGCGGATTAAAATTGGATACGATGCACGGATGATTGAAAACTCTGGGATTGGGATTCGGATCCAACATATTTTGAAATTTTGGCCCATTTCTACAAAGATTGCCGATTTATATATTTTTGGTGATCCCATTGTTTTAAAAAAATACGACCTTCCGAAACACGCGGAAATCATAGAATACAAAACAAATATCTATTCCCCTAAGGAATTTTTAGGTCATTCCAGAATGGCCGAAATGGATCTTTTAGATATCCCTCATTTTAATATTCCCTTTCCATACATTCGTAAATGCATAGTTACCATTCATGATCTCATTCCTTATCATTTTAAGGCAGCACATAGTTCTCTCGTCAAACGAGTGTATATGCAAATTGTATTTCGTTGGATCAAATGGTTTGCTCGGAAAATCATTACGGTTTCAGAGTATACAAAAGAAGATTTGGTAAAATGTTTTGGATATCCGAGAGAAAAAATTTCTGTTGTTTATAACGGAATCGATTTACAAAACTTTTCAAAACAAACACCGTCAAAAGTTTCTCAATTTATCAAAAAACACAAACTTCCCCAATCTTATTTATTCACTGTAGGAATTGGAAAAACTCACAAAAACTTTCCGTTTTTATTATCCAATTTAGAAAAACTTTGGAACCAACAAAAACTATCTTTGCCTTTAGTAGTTGGCGGTCTTAAGGAAGAAATCCCGGAAGATTTTTTAGTAATCCAAAGGAAACATCCAAACAAAATTTATTTTTTATCTCACTTGCCTTACTCAGAACTTCCACTGGCTTACCAGGCTGCAAAGGTATTTCTCTATCCGTCCTTATTTGAGGGGTTTGGATTTCCTGTTTTAGAAGCCCAGAGCGTGGGGACTCCCGTTTTTTCCTCTAACGCCAGTGTATTGCCAGAAGTCCTTGGAAATGGGTATGAGGCCTTTGATCCAAAAGATTCCGATTCCTTCCAAAACAAATTGCTTATCTTACTAAAAGATTCTAAAAGACTCAGTCAGTTGAAAGTTTTAGGAGAAAAAAATGCCAAACGATTCTTATGGACATCGGCGATCGATTCTCTAAAGCAAGTTTACAACACCATTCTCGAACAAAAAACCCGATAAAATTCCGGGGGCTTTCACGGTTTTGCGAAATTTTCCAAACTTGAGCCAAAAAAAAATTCTTGTCGTACTATTTGGATACTTAGAGACTGATTCTCAGAACCATGATCAAGTGTCACTGTGCAGAAGTTTTCTTTGAATCTATCTTAAATGTTGTCAAAGAATCCAATCGCCCTATACTAGAAGTAGCCCGCGAGATGGGAGCGGCTGATACTTGTACGGCTTGTGTTCCGGATATGTTAGCCTTCATCGAGCAGGAATTGGAAGGTCAACTTGCAGGAAATACAACTCATTGATTCCGACTTAATCGGAAACCTCGTCAAAAAAGCGCAAAACGCAGAAAGAAAACGTACCAACCACAACTTCCATGAACAAAAGGAAGTGTACCAAAGATTCTTAAACGTTCTTTCAAAAAACACCTACATTCCACCTCACAGACATTTGTCGGATCCAAAACCAGAAACTTTTGTCATCCTCGAAGGGGAAATCGGATTTTTAATTTTCCATGAGAATGGGGAAATTAAAGAAGCACATAAACTTTCATCCAAAGGTCCAAAACGTGGTATCGACCTGCAGCCAGGTGTTTGGCATAGTTTGGTTTGTTTGTCAGAAACAGCCGTTTGTTTTGAAGGAAAGTCTGGTCCTTATGATCCGACAGTTGATAAGGAATTTCATCCAAAATATCCGCTGGAAAGTGATCCTAAGTTTTCAGAAACCATCAAATCCTTTGAATCACTATTTCTATGAATTGGATTTCTGTTCCAAATCAGTTATACCTAACTTTATTTATGGTGTCATTTTCCTTCTTTTGTAAATCGCTGCCATCGATTGTTCCTGTTAAAGAACACAAACAACAATCGATTTCTTCAGATGGAATCATACGTTCTTTTCGATATTACATCCCTAAACAATTTAAAGAAGATAAATTACCCGTCATTTTTATTCTGCATGGTGGCGGAGGAAGTGGTGAGGGTATGATTTATCTTTCTCGAATGTCGGAAAAAGCAGAGGAATATGGATTTATTGCAGTATACCCTGATGGTTACGCAAACCGTTGGAATGACGGAAGAAAAATTCCACATTCATTAACTGATAAAAGAAATACCA carries:
- a CDS encoding tetratricopeptide repeat protein — translated: MILRSRRIWQFGVLVTSLFLVSRPNLAQTEVLNPVKVFYGYEDLLRMAEDKIIQETPAKAFDFLIKAKEINPDPDYRYYNLAARAHMKLGQVFDGIHAYEESIKKKKDQLDLILFIADFYEKERKQKEALFYTKLYLEQKPNAKYRLYTAAILSRQLGLESDYESYIQILESDKTFVSEKDALQASLLKNIKGKKWKEADDLSLRYLVYFPREEAMYETLILARRGRESELLEQAYQWTSTIFLNDTRYFTRYGVFLQEKQRYLEALTLFRRGFYNLLKFYPDSDAGEILFLIRQSYANLGKDRDTLAIDSLVKDFQNQNKLTTTELENHQNTYRKNREYLLFCIHWFSKRDTTKANEYRQKLKDRDLEFEESEFLRVMGVFSALPQDL
- the acs gene encoding acetate--CoA ligase; translation: MPKERIVAPSKDFAKLANVSLKEYKTKYKESIEKPEKFWAEQAKRLTWFKKWTKVLKHDFAKAKVEWFVGGKLNVSYNCLDRHLDSPLKNKAALIWEGDNPDESKVLTYHDLHREVNHFANVLKKFNVKKGDRVLIYLPMIPELAITTLACTRIGAVHSVVFGGFSPEALLGRIEDCKPTLVITADGGYRGGRPVELKKNVDVALEDSKYKVKDVIVVKRTGDEGNLNWKEGRDHWYHYLMKEPDIKKECPPVVMDSEDPLFLLYTSGSTGKPKGVLHTTAGYLLGANLTFATIFDYKDTDTYWCTADIGWITGHSYILYGPLSNGATSLMFEGVPSYPDAGRFWDVIDKYKVTVFYTAPTAIRALMREGIEPIKKRSLASLRLLGSVGEPINPEAWEWYHTNIGKSKCPIVDTWWQTETGSIMISGVPGAIPQKPGSASWPFYGILPVLVDNEGVEVKGKGEISGNLCIAKPWPSMMRGVYGDPKRFFDTYFSQFKGYYFTGDGANKDKDGYFRITGRVDDVLNVSGHRIGSAEVESALVEHKSVAEAAVVGFPHDIKGQGIYAYVTVKHGVTTNDALKKELIAMVEKVIGKIARPEVIHWAPGLPKTRSGKIMRRILRKIANNEFDTLGDISTLADPSVVQSLIDDKKKFHS
- the folE gene encoding GTP cyclohydrolase I FolE, which encodes MSVKRNRMENLIEEILKQIGEDPSREGLVKTPNRVKKAYDFLTSGYKADLNQIVNGAIFEENTTGMVLVRDIEMYSLCEHHLLPFYGRAHVAYIPNKKIIGISKIPRIVDVFARRLQVQERLTDQIAQAIQETLDPLGVGVVIKAKHLCMMMRGVEKQNSELFTSSLLGLFKTDPTTRSEFLDLIRTGSH
- a CDS encoding glycosyltransferase family 4 protein produces the protein MRIKIGYDARMIENSGIGIRIQHILKFWPISTKIADLYIFGDPIVLKKYDLPKHAEIIEYKTNIYSPKEFLGHSRMAEMDLLDIPHFNIPFPYIRKCIVTIHDLIPYHFKAAHSSLVKRVYMQIVFRWIKWFARKIITVSEYTKEDLVKCFGYPREKISVVYNGIDLQNFSKQTPSKVSQFIKKHKLPQSYLFTVGIGKTHKNFPFLLSNLEKLWNQQKLSLPLVVGGLKEEIPEDFLVIQRKHPNKIYFLSHLPYSELPLAYQAAKVFLYPSLFEGFGFPVLEAQSVGTPVFSSNASVLPEVLGNGYEAFDPKDSDSFQNKLLILLKDSKRLSQLKVLGEKNAKRFLWTSAIDSLKQVYNTILEQKTR
- a CDS encoding (2Fe-2S)-binding protein; this translates as MIKCHCAEVFFESILNVVKESNRPILEVAREMGAADTCTACVPDMLAFIEQELEGQLAGNTTH
- a CDS encoding WbuC family cupin fold metalloprotein translates to MQEIQLIDSDLIGNLVKKAQNAERKRTNHNFHEQKEVYQRFLNVLSKNTYIPPHRHLSDPKPETFVILEGEIGFLIFHENGEIKEAHKLSSKGPKRGIDLQPGVWHSLVCLSETAVCFEGKSGPYDPTVDKEFHPKYPLESDPKFSETIKSFESLFL